From a single Arachis hypogaea cultivar Tifrunner chromosome 3, arahy.Tifrunner.gnm2.J5K5, whole genome shotgun sequence genomic region:
- the LOC112734321 gene encoding uncharacterized protein encodes MGLFSQAFVLHFPLLITLLLHNHVVGVSSTTDKQTLITLKSQLSDDTSNKLSSWNQNTSPCSNWTGVKCNKLSQRVTSLDLSGLGLSGQLSSSIGNLIRLRVLNMSSNNIEGVIPSNITLLTQLQILDLSSNKIVSSIPTDIGSLRNLQVLKLGKNNLHGAIPASLGNISSLRNISLGTNYLSGWIPSDLGRLKNLIELDLTINNLTGTVPPVIYNITSLVNLALAANSFWGELPQDVGHTLPNLLVFNFCFNRFTGGIPASLHNLTNIRVIRMAHNLLEGTVPPGLGNLPFLRMYNIGYNKIVSSQGRGLDYIIHSLTNSTKLNFLAIDGNRLEGVIPEAIGNLSKNLSILYMGGNRINGSIPSSIGHLSGMRLLNLSYNLITGEIPQELGQLEDLQELILAGNQLSGTIPKSLGNLLNLNQIDLSRNEVVGTIPSNFGNFQSLLFMDLSSNKLSGSIPGEILNLQTLSKVLNLSMNLLSGPIPQVGNLISVATIDFSINKLYGEIPSSFSNCLSLEKLSLAKNMLSGPIPSSLGDVKGLGTLDLSCNQLSGSIPGELQNLHALQLLNLSYNDLEGAIPSGGVFQNLSAVHLEGNTKLCLHFSCVPHGHERRTIYIIVALVVTLILCLTIGLILYIKNRRVKVTSAAASELLKLHAPMISYDELRQATDEFSQENLIGSGSFGSVYRGLLREGSIVAVKVLNILRTGSLKSFFAECEAMKNSRHRNLVKVITSCSSVDFKNNEFLALVYEYMSNGSLDDWIKGKRKHANGNGLKLMERLNIAIDTACALDYLHNDSEIPIVHCDLKPSNILLDDDMTAKVGDFGLARLLIERSTNNQVSISSTHVLKGSIGYIPPEYGWGEKPSSAGDVYSFGIVLLELFSGKSPTDECFAGGLSLTRWVQSAYKVKKLEVIDPRLISLISDDDHDPAEGPNPQLYCLDGILGVGLSCAADTPDARIGIREALRQLKSVRDSFLKNNDSKNAAATSKRYYQVSTE; translated from the exons ATGGGTTTGTTTTCTCAAgcatttgtacttcattttcccTTGTTAATCACCCTCCTCCTTCACAACCATGTGGTTGGTGTATCATCCACCACAGATAAACAAACCTTGATCACACTCAAGTCTCAGCTCAGTGATGACACTTCCAACAAACTATCTTCTTGGAACCAGAACACTTCCCCATGCAGCAACTGGACTGGTGTCAAGTGTAACAAACTAAGCCAAAGAGTAACTAGCCTTGATCTTTCAGGGTTAGGACTCTCAGGTCAATTGAGCTCTTCCATTGGCAACCTCATCCGTTTAAGAGTTCTCAACATGAGCTCTAACAATATTGAAGGAGTGATTCCTTCTAACATCACCCTCTTGACTCAGCTCCAGATTCTTGATTTATCATCAAACAAGATTGTGAGCAGCATTCCCACAGACATTGGAAGCTTGAGGAATCTTCAAGTCTTGAAGTTGGGAAAGAATAATCTGCATGGTGCAATTCCAGCTTCTCTGGGAAACATTTCTTCCCTCAGGAATATCAGTCTTGGCACCAATTATCTCAGTGGCTGGATTCCAAGTGACTTGGGAAGGCTCAAGAATCTGATAGAGCTTGATCTCACCATCAACAATCTCACAGGGACTGTTCCACCAGTTATATATAACATAACTTCCCTTGTTAACTTGGCCTTGGCTGCAAACTCCTTCTGGGGTGAGCTTCCTCAAGATGTTGGTCATACACTTCCAAATCTCTTGGTGTTCAACTTCTGCTTCAACAGATTCACCGGTGGAATTCCGGCTTCTCTGCACAACCTCACTAACATTAGGGTCATCCGAATGGCTCACAACCTCTTGGAAGGGACAGTGCCTCCTGGTCTAGGAAATTTGCCATTCCTGCGCATGTATAACATTGGATACAACAAGATAGTTAGCTCTCAAGGAAGaggtttggattacattattcatTCTTTGACAAACAGCACCAAACTGAACTTCCTTGCGATCGATGGTAACAGGTTGGAAGGTGTGATTCCTGAAGCCATTGGTAACCTCTCCAAGAATCTCTCAATATTATACATGGGAGGGAATAGAATCAATGGAAGCATACCCTCTTCCATTGGCCATCTTAGTGGCATGAGATTGTTGAACTTGAGCTACAATTTGATCACCGGAGAAATCCCACAAGAGTTAGGCCAATTAGAGGATCTACAAGAGCTGATTCTAGCTGGAAATCAGCTATCTGGTACCATTCCAAAGTCTCTTGGTAATCTCCTTAACTTAAACCAGATTGATCTTTCAAGAAATGAAGTTGTGGGTACAATACCAAGTAATTTTGGGAACTTTCAAAGCCTGCTCTTTATGGACTTATCCAGCAACAAACTCAGTGGAAGCATACCTGGGGAGATACTCAATCTCCAAACTTTGAGCAAGGTTTTAAATTTGTCAATGAACCTCTTGAGTGGACCAATACCTCAAGTTGGGAATTTGATTAGTGTTGCCACCATAGACTTTTCCATCAACAAATTGTATGGTGAGATTCCCAGCTCATTTAGCAATTGCCTGAGCTTGGAAAAACTGTCTCTGGCAAAGAATATGCTTTCAGGTCCCATTCCAAGTAGTCTTGGAGATGTGAAAGGTTTGGGAACTTTGGACCTGTCCTGCAACCAACTCTCAGGATCCATTCCTGGTGAACTTCAAAATCTACATGCCCTTCAGCTTTTAAACCTCTCTTATAATGATTTAGAGGGAGCCATTCCTAGTGGTGGAGTATTCCAGAATCTCTCTGCTGTCCATTTAGAAGGTAATACAAAACTCTGCTTGCATTTCTCATGTGTGCCTCATGGCCATGAAAGAAGGACCATCTACATCATCGTAGCCTTGGTGGTGACATTGATACTATGTCTCACAATTGGCTTGATACTATACATAAAGAACAGAAGAGTCAAGGTAACATCTGCGGCAGCATCTGAGCTGTTAAAGCTTCATGCTCCGATGATCTCTTATGATGAACTTCGTCAGGCAACTGACGAGTTCAGCCAGGAAAATTTAATAGGATCTGGGAGCTTTGGCTCAGTATATCGAGGCCTTCTACGCGAGGGAAGTATTGTTGCTGTGAAAGTGCTTAACATTCTAAGAACTGGTTCTCTGAAGAGTTTCTTTGCTGAGTGTGAGGCTATGAAGAACTCAAGGCACAGAAATCTGGTTAAGGTGATCACATCTTGCTCTAGTGTTGACTTCAAGAACAATGAGTTTCTGGCTTTGGTTTATGAGTACATGAGCAATGGGAGCTTAGATGACTGGATTAAAGGGAAGAGAAAGCATGCAAATGGAAATGGTTTGAAGCTTATGGAGAGACTGAATATAGCTATTGACACAGCTTGTGCATTGGATTACCTGCACAATGATAGTGAAATTCCGATTGTGCATTGTGATTTGAAGCCTAGCAACATTCTCTTGGATGATGACATGACTGCCAAGGTTGGAGACTTTGGATTGGCTAGGTTGCTGATTGAAAGATCAACAAATAATCAAGTCTCCATTAGCTCCACTCATGTCCTTAAGGGTTCAATTGGTTACATTCCACCAG AGTATGGATGGGGAGAGAAACCATCTTCAGCTGGAGATGTGTACAGTTTTGGGATAGTGTTACTTGAGCTGTTCTCTGGGAAGAGCCCGACAGATGAGTGCTTCGCCGGTGGCCTAAGCCTAACAAGATGGGTGCAATCAGCATACAAAGTAAAGAAATTGGAGGTCATTGATCCTCGGCTGATCTCCCTCATTTCTGATGATGATCATGATCCTGCTGAAGGTCCAAATCCACAACTCTATTGTCTGGATGGAATTCTTGGAGTTGGTTTGTCCTGTGCTGCAGACACCCCAGATGCGAGAATTGGCATTCGAGAAGCTCTTCGCCAACTAAAATCAGTTAGAGACTCTTTTTTGAAGAACAATGACAGTAAGAATGCTGCAGCTACTAGCAAACGTTACTACCAAGTTTCAACAGAATAA
- the LOC112734322 gene encoding subtilisin-like protease SBT2.2, producing the protein MGNIYWVHVGMLCLYGMLILPSFCQVDSGDAATAVYIVTLRQAPASHYQDELARRGHSFRHGTSLRRNRLHRTRHQNLTKPVRSHSYYIARAHDSLLKKVLGGEKYLKLYSYHYLINGFAVLVTPQQAEKLSKRREVSNVVLDFSVRTATTHTPQFLGLPKGAWVEAGGFETAGEGITIGFIDTGIDPTHPSFQDDKSEHPYPVPANFSGICEVTPDFPSGSCNRKLVAARHFAASAITRGIFNSSEDYASPFDGDGHGTHTASISSGNYGIPVVVAGHHFGNASGMAPRSHIAVYKALYKRFGGFAADVVAAIDQAAQDMVDIICLSITPNRRPPGIATFVNPIDMSLLSAVKAGIFVVQAAGNTGPSPMSMSSFSPWIFTVGAASHDRLYSNSIILGNNMTIPGVGLAPGTPKNIMYKLVHAHHALNNDTTVKDDMYVGECQDESKFNQDLVQGNILICSYTIRFVVGLSTIKSALEMANNLSAIGLVFCMDPLVTSFQLNPVPMKMAGIIIASANDSKILLQYYNSSLEIDETSKKVVKLGAVASICGGLKANYSNDAPKVMYYSARGPDPQDSLPHEADILKPNLIAPGNFIWAAWSSLSTDSAEFLGENFALMSGTSMAAPHVAGLAALIKQKFPHFSPAAIASALSTTASLYDSIGKPIMAQRSYASPDFSQSPATPFDMGSGFVNATSALDPGLLFDSSYEDYMSFLCAINGSAPTVLNYTNQNCLLYNSTLYGPDLNIPSITIAKLNQTRVVQRTFQNIAGNETYGVGWSNPYGVSVNVLPTRFSLANGERQVLTVIFNATSNSTAASFGRIGLFGNQGHVVNIPVAVITKISYKYNFTTS; encoded by the exons ATGGGGAACATTTATTGGGTACATGTGGGGATGTTGTGTTTATATGGAATGCTTATACTACCTTCCTTTTGTCAAGTTGATTCAGGTGATGCAGCTACTGCTGTCTACATTGTTACTCTGAGACAAGCTCCTGCTTCTCATTATCAGGATGAGTTGGCAAGAAGGGGTCACAGCTTCAGACATGGTACTTCTTTGAGAAGAAATAGACTCCATAGAACAAG ACATCAAAATCTTACGAAGCCAGTTAGGAGCCACAGCTATTACATTGCCCGAGCTCATGATTCACTTTTGAAGAAAGTGTTAGGAGGAGAGAAATATCTGAAGCTCTATAGCTATCATTACCTGATTAATGGATTCGCTGTGTTGGTTACCCCACAGCAG GCAGAGAAGCTATCAAAGAGAAGAGAAGTGTCAAATGTGGTTTTGGACTTCTCTGTCAGAACTGCAACCACCCATACTCCACAATTTTTGGGTCTGCCAAAGGGAGCTTGGGTTGAAGCAGGTGGATTTGAAACTGCTGGAGAAGGAATCACCATTGGTTTTATTGATACTGGCATTGATCCTACACACCCCAGTTTCCAAGATGATAAATCTGAACATCCATACCCTGTTCCTGCAAATTTCTCTGGCATCTGTGAGGTTACACCGGATTTTCCATCTGGTTCTTGCAATAGGAAGCTCGTTGCGGCCCGTCATTTCGCAGCGTCTGCTATAACCAGAGGAATATTTAATTCAAGTGAGGACTATGCTTCTCCATTTGATGGCGATGGCCATGGCAC GCACACAGCTTCTATTTCATCAGGAAACTATGGGATTCCAGTGGTCGTTGCTGGGCATCATTTTGGAAATGCTAGTGGGATGGCTCCCCGTTCACA CATTGCTGTCTACAAGGCATTATACAAGAGATTTGGTGGATTTGCTGCAGATGTTGTTGCAGCTATTGACCAG GCAGCTCAGGACATGGTTGACATAATATGCTTGTCAATCACTCCAAATAGGCGCCCTCCTGGTATTGCAACTTTCGTCAATCCAATAGACATGTCATTGCTATCAGCTGTAAAAGCTGGTATATTTGTAGTGCAAGCTGCTGGCAATACTGGACCCTCACCTATGAGCATGTCCTCCTTCAGTCCATGGATCTTTACTGTTGGAGCAGCCTCTCATGATCGACTTTATAGCAATTCCATCATTCTTGGAAATAATATGACCATACCTGGAGTTGGACTCGCAC CTGGAACACCTAAAAACATAATGTATAAACTGGTTCATGCGCATCATGCTTTGAACAATGACACAACAGTTAAAGATGATATGTATGTGGGTGAGTGTCAAGATGAAAGTAAATTCAATCAGGATTTGGTACAGGGAAACATCCTGATCTGTAGCTATACGATCCGATTTGTGGTTGGGCTATCCACCATCAAGAGTGCCTTAGAAATGGCCAACAATCTTAGTGCAATTGGTCTTGTTTTCTGCATGGACCCTCTTGTGACTAGTTTTCAGCTTAACCCAGTTCCAATGAAAATGGCTGGCATAATAATTGCATCTGCAAATGATTCCAAG ATATTACTGCAATACTACAATTCTTCACTTGAAATAGATGAGACTTCAAAGAAAGTTGTTAAACTAGGGGCTGTTGCTAGCATCTGCGGTGGACTAAAAGCAAACTATAGCAATGATGCTCCAAAGGTTATGTATTACTCTGCTAGAGGACCAGACCCTCAGGACAGTCTTCCTCATGAAGCTGATATTTTGAAACCCAATTTGATTGCTCCTGGAAATTTTATATGGGCAGCTTGGAGTTCTCTTTCCACTGATTCCGCTGAATTCCTAG GTGAGAATTTTGCTTTAATGTCTGGCACAAGCATGGCTGCACCTCATGTTGCCGGTCTTGCTGCACTCATTAAGCAAAAGTTCCCCCATTTCAGTCCTGCAGCCATTGCGTCTGCTCTTTCCACCACAGCTTCTCTGTATGACAGCATTGGTAAGCCAATAATGGCTCAGCGGTCATATGCCTCTCCAGACTTCAGCCAATCTCCGGCAACTCCCTTCGACATGGGAAGCGGTTTTGTGAATGCTACCTCAGCATTAGATCCGGGATTGCTTTTTGATTCCA GTTATGAGGATTATATGTCATTTCTATGTGCTATCAATGGCTCAGCTCCTACAGTGCTAAACTACACCAATCAAAACTGTTTGCTTTATAACTCTACTTTATATGGCCCTGATCTGAACATTCCCTCAATCACAATAGCAAAGTTAAACCAAACTAGAGTTGTCCAGAGAACATTCCAAAACATTGCTGGGAATGAAACTTACGGCGTTGGTTGGAGTAATCCATATGGTGTTTCAGTGAATGTGTTGCCAACTCGCTTCTCTCTTGCCAATGGGGAGAGACAAGTCTTAACTGTGATCTTCAATGCAACCAGCAACAGCACTGCTGCAAGCTTTGGAAGGATTGGGCTATTTGGTAATCAAGGTCATGTTGTAAATATTCCTGTGGCAGTCATCACTAAAATCTCATATAAATATAACTTCACTACAAGCTAA
- the LOC112734323 gene encoding gamma-soluble NSF attachment protein-like, whose amino-acid sequence MAGSDPHKMIAQADNLTTLSSTRWTADWSSATSLYEQAANRFRVAKDYERSKAAYEKASKGQEMLASPWDAAKHMESAANMAKELRNWREVVSFSRRASELYIECGRPQPASDALAKGARALEEIMPEEAIQLYTDAITILEEDGGGQMTFDLYRSATAVYIKLEKYSDAAPLQLKLGLAASKCNATNSQCKAYLSAIIIYLYTNDYKQAEMCYNDCSQIDAFCKSDQNRCASNLLAAYSDGDIEEIKRIAQSSSISNLDHSMIRLARKLPTGDVSALKGNTARQEDQPLDENDLT is encoded by the exons ATGGCTGGCTCTGATCCCCACAAAATGATAGCCCAAGCTGATAACTT AACAACCCTCAGTAGCACAAGGTGGACTGCAGATTGGAGTAGTGCTACTTCCCTTTATGAACAGGCTG CTAATCGATTTAGAGTTGCCAAGGACTATGAGAGATCAAAAGCAGCATATGAGAAAGCTTCCAAGGGACAAGAGATGCTTGCTTC CCCTTGGGATGCAGCTAAGCACATGGAATCAGCTGCTAATATGGCAAAGGAACTCAGAAACTGGAGagaagttgtgagcttctctcGAAGGGCGTCGGAATTGTACATTGAGTGTGGGAGGCCACAACCTGCATCAGATGCTCTTGCAAAGGGTGCCCG TGCTTTGGAAGAAATCATGCCTGAAGAAGCTATTCAGCTATATACTGATGCCATTACAATTCTTGAGGAAGATGGAGGAGGACAAATGACCTTTGATCTGTATCGTTCTGCTACTGCTGTTTATATAAAACTTGAGAA GTATTCGGACGCTGCGCCTCTCCAATTGAAGTTGGGCTTAGCAGCTTCCAAGTGTAATGCTACCAATAGCCAGTGCAAG GCATATCTCAGTGCAATTATTATCTACCTTTATACTAATGACTACAAGCAAGCAGAGATGTGTTATAATGACTGCTCTCA GATTGATGCTTTTTGCAAAAGTGACCAGAATCGCTGTGCTAGCAATCTCCTTGCTGCATACTCAGATGGAGACATTGAAGAAATCAAGCGTATCGCCCAATCAAGCAGCATTTCAAATCTTGACCACTCG ATGATTAGGCTAGCAAGGAAACTGCCAACAGGAGATGTGAGTGCATTGAAGGGTAACACTGCCAGACAAGAAGACCAGCCTTTGGATGAAAATGACCTCACTTAA
- the LOC112734324 gene encoding lysine-specific demethylase JMJ18, with protein sequence MKQFKLGAKEDNSLRHKPKMENAVEPPSSPRHRNVSARWNPLEACRPRIDEAPVFYPTIEEFEDTIGFIAKIRPQAESYGICRIIPPTSWVPPCPLKEKHVWENATFPTRIQQIDLLQNREPMRKKSKGRKRKRRKQSKMGSCRRNEKPSSEGDVTSEREEKFGFQSGSDFTLKDFEQYDRLFKDSYFGLNDPAGDQKIGDNDQQKRWEPSVEAIEGEYWRIVEQSTDEVEVYYGADLETGALGSGFPKSSSFTKSADQYSMSGWNLNNFPKLPGSALCYEGSDISGVLVPWLYVGMCFSTFCWHVEDHHLYSLNYLHWGEPKIWYGVPGSHATALEDAMRKHLPDLFEEQPNLLNELVTLLSPSILKSEGVPVYRAVQHSGEFVVTFPRAYHSGFNCGFNCAEAVNAAPVDWFLHGQNAVELYSMQRRKTSLSHDKLLFGSAQEAVRALSDLTLHGKENVKNFKWKSFCGKDGVLTKALKMRIKMEKERLDFLAHLKRFRMDDDFDLHKERECFSCFYDLHLSAVGCKCSPDRYFCLRHSNLRCSCTMDARFVLFRYTTEELTTLVEALEGDLHAIEVWENRSSGMASANAEDACKKLVMDNEAMAEQELPMDLNTDLLSGEHDLLHISDSHDNKGEVCYSVAKKERDNMELGAGGILSDSENKGFSSCSRDDENFFSLDGYKLFGVDLQMHSDSGEQLNSVFKEGDIDTFDKTISLTNQSFLIQEFGNSVELVSLGSVLHGKRWCNERAIYPKGFKSRVKFFSILDPTRPCYYVSEISDAGFLGPLFKVTMEEHPTEAFTNTSADKCWETILDRLNAEIERCKSLGEQELPPLEVLQSINGHKMFGFLKPSIIQAIEAQDPSHQCVEYWHHKELASESSGSGNDASKCSNGSNNSLGDVKTKLFGFDLIKQEQEDNIEGHFHSFEEMKSLLQGFLKKASPAELSAMLKFFSSDSHVTQWRAAFVALIEEIQKGCR encoded by the exons ATGAAACAGTTCAAATTGGGTGCCAAAGAG GATAATTCTCTTAGGCACAAACCAAAAATGGAAAATGCTGTTGAACCTCCTAGCAGTCCGCGACACAGAAAT GTATCAGCCAGGTGGAATCCACTTGAAGCATGTAGGCCTAGAATTGATGAAGCTCCTGTGTTTTATCCTACTATTGAG GAATTTGAAGATACTATTGGCTTCATAGCTAAGATCCGCCCCCAGGCTGAATCCTACGGCATATGTAGGATTATACCCCCAACTTCCTGGGTTCCACCGTGTCCGCTCAAAGAGAAGCATGTGTGGGAAAATGCTACATTCCCTACCCGTATTCAACAAATTGACTTGCTTCAGAATAGAGAGCCAATGAGAAAGAAAAGTAAGGGAAGGAAGCGAAAGCGTAGAAAGCAATCGAAAATGGGCTCATGTAGGAGAAATGAAAAACCTAGTTCGGAAGGTGATGTTACTTCTGAGCGTGAAGAGAAATTTGGATTCCAATCAGGTTCAGATTTCACACTCAAGGATTTTGAGCAATATGATAGACTTTTTAAGGATTCCTACTTTGGCCTGAATGATCCCGCCGGAGATCAAAAGATTGGTGATAATGATCAGCAGAAGAGATGGGAGCCCTCTGTGGAGGCAATTGAGGGCGAATATTGGCGGATAGTAGAGCAATCTACAGATGAAGTTGAG GTCTATTATGGAGCTGACTTGGAAACTGGAGCACTTGGAAGTGGTTTCCCAAAGTCATCATCTTTTACTAAGAGCGCAGATCAATATAGCATGTCTGGTTGGAATCTAAATAACTTCCCAAAATTGCCAGGCTCTGCATTATGTTACGAGGGAAGTGATATCTCGGGTGTTCTAGTTCCATGGTTGTATGTTGGAATGTGCTTTTCAACATTTTGCTGG CATGTTGAGGATCATCACCTCTATTCACTTAATTATCTGCATTGGGGCGAGCCAAAAATATGGTACGGTGTACCTGGAAGCCATGCCACAGCTTTGGAGGATGCAATGAGAAAGCACTTGCCTGATTTATTTGAAGAGCAACCAAATCTACTCAATGAATTG GTGActctcttatctccttcaattcttAAATCTGAAGGTGTGCCCGTATATCGTGCTGTCCAGCATTCTGGAGAATTTGTTGTTACTTTTCCAAGGGCATACCACTCTGGCTTCAACTGTGGCTTCAACTGTGCGGAGGCTGTGAATGCGGCTCCCGTCGATTGGTTTTTGCATGGCCAGAATGCTGTCGAGCTTTACAGTATGCAGCGTCGTAAGACATCATTATCGCATGACAAATTGTTATTCGGATCAGCTCAGGAAGCTGTAAGAGCCCTGTCAGATCTAACTCTTCACGGAAAAGAAaatgtcaaaaattttaaatggaAAAGTTTCTGTGGGAAAGATGGAGTTCTGACCAAGGCACTTAAG ATGAGGATAAAGATGGAAAAGGAGAGGCTTGACTTTCTGGCTCATTTAAAGAGGTTTCGGATGGATGATGACTTTGATTTGCACAAGGAAAGAGAgtgcttttcttgtttctatgATTTGCATCTATCTGCTGTTGGATGCAAGTGTTCTCCTGACCGTTATTTTTGTCTTAGACACTCAAATTTGCGTTGCTCGTGTACAATGGATGCAAGATTTGTTCTGTTTCGTTATACTACAGAAGAGCTAACTACATTGGTTGAAGCACTAGAAGGAGACTTGCATGCTATTGAAGTGTGGGAAAATCGAAGTTCTGGAATGGCTTCTGCTAATGCTGAAGATGCTTGCAAAAAATTGGTCATGGACAACGAAGCTATGGCGGAGCAGGAGCTACCTATGGATTTGAACACTGATCTTTTGTCTGGTGAGCATGATTTGCTGCATATTTCTGATAGCCATGACAATAAAGGTGAAGTCTGCTATTCAGTGGCGAAAAAGGAACGAGACAATATGGAACTTGGAGCTGGTGGTATCCTATCAGACTCGGAGAATAAAGGTTTTTCATCGTGTTCAAGAGATGATGAAAATTTCTTTTCACTTGATGGCTATAAATTATTCGGGGTTGATCTGCAAATGCATTCAGATTCAGGTGAGCAGCTCAACAGTGTATTTAAAGAGGGAGATATAGACACCTTTGATAAAACTATATCATTGACAAACCAAAGCTTCTTGATCCAAGAGTTTGGTAATTCTGTTGAGCTTGTAAGTTTGGGCTCAGTTTTGCATGGGAAGAGGTGGTGCAATGAACGTGCAATATATCCAAAAG GATTCAAGAGCCGCGTTAAGTTCTTTAGTATTCTTGATCCAACAAGACCCTGTTATTATGTTTCTGAAATCTCTGATGCTGGATTTCTTGGTCCTCTTTTCAAG GTTACCATGGAAGAACATCCAACTGAAGCTTTCACAAACACATCAGCGGATAAGTGTTGGGAAACAATTCTTGACAGACTAAACGCTGAGATCGAGAGGTGTAAGAGTCTAGGTGAACAAGAACTCCCTCCCTTGGAGGTTTTGCAAAGCATTAATGGTCATAAAATGTTCGGATTCCTTAAGCCATCCATTATTCAG GCCATTGAAGCTCAAGATCCCAGTCATCAATGTGTAGAGTACTGGCATCACAAAGAACTTGCCTCTGAATCTTCAGGCAGTGGAAATGATGCCTCTAAGTGCTCAAATGGTTCAAACAACTCTCTGGGTGATGTCAAGACCAAACTTTTCGGCTTCGATTTGATAAAGCAGGAGCAAGAAGATAACATAGAAGGACATTTTCATTCATTTGAAGAGATGAAGTCATTGCTACAAGGATTCCTAAAAAAGGCCAGTCCTGCTGAGTTGAGTGCAATGCTCAAGTTCTTTAGCTCTGATTCACATGTTACTCAATGGAGAGCGGCATTCGTAGCGTTGATCGAAGAGATCCAGAAAGGTTGTagataa
- the LOC112734325 gene encoding CASP-like protein 1B1: MASGNVEKLELSFSAVPDKPKKDWVLMSLRVLAFLATASATLVMALNKQTKNFVVATIGTTPITVSITAKFHHTPAFIFFVIANGVASLHNLVMIGVDILGPRFDYKGLRFVLIAILDMMNLVLASAGDGAATFMSELGRNGNTHARWDKICDKFESYCNRGGAALIASFIAIILLLVTTVMSISKLKPKN; encoded by the exons ATGGCCTCCGGAAATGTTGAAAAGTTAGAGCTTAGTTTCAGTGCTGTTCCTGACAAACCAAAGAAAGATTGGGTCCTTATGTCTCTAAGGGTTCTTGCATTTTTGGCCACAGCTTCAGCTACACTTGTTATGGCActcaacaaacaaaccaaaaacttTGTTGTTGCCACCATTGGTACCACCCCTATAACAGTGTCTATTACTGCAAAGTTTCACCACACCCCTGCTTTTAT ATTCTTTGTGATAGCCAATGGAGTTGCAAGTCTTCATAACTTGGTCATGATAGGAGTGGACATATTAGGACCCCGATTTGATTATAAAGGACTCCGATTTGTATTAATTGCAATATTGGACATg ATGAATTTGGTTCTAGCATCAGCTGGAGATGGAGCAGCAACATTCATGTCAGAATTGGGAAGGAATGGGAACACACATGCAAGGTGGGATAAGATATGTGACAAGTTTGAATCATATTGCAACAGAGGTGGTGCTGCACTCATTGCTTCTTTCATTGCCATCATTCTTCTCCTCGTTACCACAGTTATGTCCATCTCCAAGCTAAAGCCTAAGAACTAA